The following coding sequences lie in one Halorarum halophilum genomic window:
- a CDS encoding translation initiation factor IF-5A, protein MPREQKQVRELQEGSYVMMDDAPCKINHYSTAKPGKHGSAKARVEGKGVFDDRKRSLSQPVDAKVWVPIIERKGGQVVSVSGNDAQIMDLDTYETFTMRVPEDEDFQPDQNIEYLEYEGQRKVVG, encoded by the coding sequence ATGCCGAGAGAGCAGAAGCAGGTCCGGGAACTCCAGGAGGGGAGCTACGTCATGATGGACGATGCCCCCTGCAAGATCAACCACTACAGCACGGCGAAGCCGGGCAAACACGGCAGCGCCAAGGCCCGCGTGGAGGGCAAGGGCGTCTTCGACGACCGGAAGCGCAGCCTGAGCCAGCCGGTCGACGCGAAGGTCTGGGTCCCCATCATCGAGCGGAAGGGCGGTCAGGTCGTCTCCGTCTCGGGCAACGACGCCCAGATCATGGACCTCGACACCTACGAGACGTTCACGATGCGCGTCCCGGAGGACGAGGACTTCCAGCCGGACCAGAACATCGAGTACCTCGAGTACGAGGGCCAGCGGAAGGTCGTCGGGTAG